In Paractinoplanes brasiliensis, the following proteins share a genomic window:
- a CDS encoding helix-turn-helix domain-containing protein — MTDATRFSDELRRLRAERGLSYRALAGLAHHGKSYIEDLERGRKSPNEAVASRLDQALGGSGRLMAALRSTARDDETDGELDALELVRRVTASDVSAETLDRLEQAADALAMAYATTPPEVLLRRVRWHLELVGTLVDARKTLVQHERLLVIGGWLSLLRATLHIDIQQGAAAAAHLRTAAQLADQTGHREIAAWCLETRAWAVLTTGDYRQALELSQHAQEIAPAGGSAIVQATAQEGRAWARLGDRIQTRRTLDRVERLAGQRTPPDHPEHHYQYDPAKAHAYAATTLAWAGDPAAEAVARDVITELEQEGARPRRVASAQLDLGLALLADGRPDEAAAVATRAISSGRIVPSNWWRAAEVVNGVQRAGIAEARDLREVAENHRPALTT, encoded by the coding sequence ATGACCGACGCCACCCGCTTCTCCGACGAGCTTCGCCGCCTCCGAGCCGAGCGCGGCCTCTCCTACCGCGCACTGGCGGGGCTGGCCCATCACGGCAAGAGCTACATCGAGGACCTCGAGAGAGGCCGCAAGTCACCGAACGAGGCGGTCGCCTCTCGGCTGGACCAGGCACTCGGCGGAAGCGGACGACTTATGGCTGCGCTCCGGTCCACTGCCCGTGACGACGAAACAGACGGTGAGCTGGACGCCCTTGAGCTTGTCCGTCGTGTGACGGCATCGGACGTGAGCGCGGAGACACTCGATCGGCTCGAACAGGCTGCGGACGCGCTTGCGATGGCGTACGCGACGACTCCGCCGGAGGTTCTTCTGCGCCGAGTCCGGTGGCACCTGGAACTCGTCGGGACGTTGGTCGACGCGCGAAAGACGCTCGTCCAGCACGAAAGGCTGCTCGTCATCGGCGGTTGGCTCTCGCTTCTGCGGGCGACGCTGCACATCGACATCCAGCAGGGCGCGGCGGCTGCCGCCCACCTTCGTACGGCGGCCCAGCTGGCGGACCAGACCGGGCATCGCGAGATCGCGGCCTGGTGCCTGGAAACCCGAGCCTGGGCCGTGCTCACGACCGGCGACTACCGGCAAGCCCTCGAACTCTCGCAGCACGCCCAGGAGATCGCTCCGGCGGGCGGCTCAGCCATCGTTCAGGCCACCGCACAGGAGGGCCGGGCCTGGGCACGGCTGGGCGACCGTATCCAAACCCGGCGAACCCTGGACCGGGTCGAGCGGCTCGCTGGTCAACGAACGCCGCCGGACCATCCCGAACACCACTACCAGTACGACCCGGCGAAGGCCCACGCGTACGCCGCGACGACGCTTGCCTGGGCGGGCGACCCCGCGGCGGAGGCGGTGGCACGGGACGTGATCACGGAACTCGAGCAGGAGGGCGCCCGCCCTCGTCGAGTAGCCTCCGCCCAGCTCGACCTTGGTCTGGCGCTGCTGGCGGACGGTCGCCCGGACGAGGCGGCAGCGGTGGCGACCCGGGCGATCAGCTCCGGACGGATCGTCCCGTCGAACTGGTGGAGGGCAGCTGAGGTAGTCAACGGTGTCCAGCGCGCCGGCATTGCCGAGGCACGGGATCTGCGGGAGGTAGCGGAGAACCATCGGCCGGCGCTCACAACGTAG
- a CDS encoding glycosyltransferase family A protein, whose product MENTHPLAVAALQARSIAARAPLARAAETGDPWVLGELARVIALQDLRAGDQAEALEMLDGARSRGEVAPEHQGLHCQIAYACGDLPKAAELLASYPSAPAAVRLALTVDLANPYAQGVGHWNFAALMPAPRVHVADGPGKPFDRITTGPVQRVGHPLRITSVVATRQPGQELLTAVRSLARQTWTNHEILVVDAGSPPEFSPVLRAAAALDPRVRVIRMLADAGRFVARNAGLDAATGDFVTFQDADGWSHPLRLERQVGPLLADENVFATTCRGLRVTPELVVTQPSSGVSLSSSPLMLRRERALRHVGHFDAVRVGGELEYVARIRAVLGDSAVSQADGLPLSLIRCSGPDPVERPGWLHPALRSYRSAFSLWHASAFAGGPASAGERLSAGGPALAGERPSAGGPDLAGGRPFAAPRLLLGETGAKAYDTVIAGDWTTAGGAGVAGIGQLRALAARGLRAALLHLDTLTNLRDGPHDLDPSVQLLINSGELTQVELTDDVRARLVVARSARVLQHAPDLPSGVRAQRVVIEDTAVVPLAAAASLRLFGRNPLWAPAGADGRRLLSGAEAALAKLDLPSTLDAAQWRLDRRGPRADRPVIGRHCRGGRSEWRRLRDELPDTARLDVRLLDTTGSAPRSFGRFGPPRSWLVYGPGDVSLRSFLYQIDFYLHLPADDEPADPSPDVLAALAAGCVAVLPYRYAPAFGDAAVYCAPDEVQDTITRLHANRRALRDQATRGADFVRRHHAHELYAERVAWLASQS is encoded by the coding sequence GTGGAGAACACACATCCCCTGGCCGTCGCCGCCCTGCAAGCGCGGTCGATCGCCGCACGGGCGCCGCTGGCCCGGGCGGCCGAAACCGGCGACCCCTGGGTGCTCGGCGAACTGGCCCGGGTGATCGCGCTGCAAGACCTGCGTGCCGGTGACCAGGCCGAGGCGCTCGAGATGCTCGACGGTGCACGGAGCCGCGGTGAGGTCGCGCCCGAACATCAAGGGCTGCACTGCCAGATCGCGTACGCCTGCGGGGACCTGCCGAAGGCCGCCGAACTGCTCGCTTCGTACCCGTCGGCGCCGGCGGCGGTGCGGCTGGCGTTGACCGTCGACCTGGCCAACCCGTACGCGCAAGGGGTTGGACACTGGAATTTCGCGGCGCTGATGCCGGCGCCGCGCGTGCACGTGGCGGACGGGCCCGGGAAGCCGTTCGACCGGATCACCACCGGGCCGGTGCAACGCGTCGGTCACCCACTGCGGATCACATCTGTCGTCGCCACGCGGCAGCCCGGACAGGAGTTGCTGACGGCGGTGCGTTCGCTGGCACGGCAGACATGGACCAACCACGAGATCCTGGTCGTGGACGCCGGGTCGCCCCCGGAGTTCTCGCCGGTGCTGCGGGCGGCCGCGGCGCTCGACCCCCGCGTACGGGTGATCCGGATGCTCGCGGACGCCGGTCGTTTCGTGGCCCGAAACGCCGGACTGGACGCTGCGACCGGGGACTTCGTGACGTTCCAGGACGCGGACGGCTGGTCGCATCCGCTGCGCCTGGAACGGCAGGTGGGGCCGTTGCTGGCCGACGAGAACGTGTTCGCCACGACGTGCCGCGGGCTGCGGGTGACGCCGGAGCTGGTGGTGACTCAACCTTCCTCCGGCGTGTCGCTTTCGTCGTCGCCGCTGATGCTGCGGCGGGAGCGGGCGCTTCGTCATGTCGGGCACTTCGATGCCGTACGCGTGGGAGGGGAACTCGAGTACGTCGCACGGATTCGCGCTGTCCTCGGCGACTCGGCGGTGTCTCAAGCAGACGGCCTGCCGCTCAGCCTGATCCGCTGCTCCGGGCCCGATCCCGTCGAGCGGCCGGGGTGGTTGCATCCGGCGCTACGGTCCTATCGTTCGGCGTTCTCGCTGTGGCACGCGTCGGCTTTTGCGGGCGGACCGGCTTCTGCGGGCGAGCGGCTTTCCGCAGGCGGACCGGCACTTGCGGGCGAGCGGCCTTCCGCGGGCGGACCGGATCTGGCGGGTGGGCGGCCTTTTGCGGCGCCGCGGCTGTTGCTCGGGGAGACCGGGGCCAAGGCGTACGACACGGTGATCGCGGGTGACTGGACGACGGCCGGCGGCGCGGGGGTCGCCGGGATCGGGCAGTTGCGTGCGCTGGCCGCGCGCGGCTTGCGGGCCGCCCTGCTGCACCTCGACACGCTGACCAACCTGCGCGACGGCCCGCACGACCTCGACCCTTCCGTCCAGCTGCTGATCAACAGCGGCGAACTCACCCAGGTCGAGCTGACCGACGACGTACGGGCGAGGCTCGTGGTGGCCCGCTCGGCCCGGGTCCTGCAGCACGCGCCCGACCTGCCCAGCGGCGTACGGGCGCAACGAGTCGTGATCGAGGACACGGCCGTCGTCCCGCTAGCCGCAGCAGCCTCACTCCGCTTGTTCGGCCGCAACCCGCTGTGGGCGCCCGCCGGCGCCGACGGACGACGCCTGCTCTCGGGCGCCGAAGCAGCGCTGGCCAAACTCGACCTGCCCAGCACCCTCGACGCCGCGCAGTGGCGACTCGACCGCCGGGGCCCGCGGGCCGACCGCCCGGTGATCGGCCGGCACTGCCGGGGCGGCCGCTCCGAATGGCGCCGCCTGCGCGACGAACTGCCCGACACCGCCCGCCTCGACGTCCGCCTGCTCGACACGACCGGCTCGGCGCCCCGCTCGTTCGGTCGTTTCGGCCCCCCGCGAAGCTGGCTGGTCTACGGACCGGGCGACGTCAGCCTGCGCTCGTTCCTCTACCAGATCGACTTCTACCTGCACCTGCCCGCCGACGACGAGCCCGCCGACCCGTCCCCCGACGTGCTTGCCGCGCTGGCCGCCGGTTGCGTGGCCGTACTGCCGTACCGCTACGCCCCCGCCTTCGGCGACGCAGCCGTGTACTGCGCCCCCGACGAGGTGCAGGACACGATCACCCGCCTGCACGCCAACCGCCGTGCGCTACGCGACCAGGCCACCCGCGGCGCCGACTTCGTACGCCGTCACCACGCCCACGAGCTGTACGCCGAACGCGTCGCCTGGCTGGCCTCCCAGAGCTGA